DNA from Amorphoplanes friuliensis DSM 7358:
GGGTGATCCGGAGCTCTTCGCCGGCCTTGTTGACGACCTTCCACACCCCCGGGGCCTCCTGCAGTTTGCAGGGCGGGCTCATCCAGTTGAGGGGTTTGTAGGCGCGGTCGTCGGCGTGGATCGACACCGAGCCGTCGGCCTTGACCATCAGCAGCCGGGTCGCCGGCGGTAGGTGGGCGGAGAGGCGGCCGACGTAGTCCACGGAGCATTTCGCAATGACCAGGCGCACCCGACGAGGGTAGCCGCTGCCGGATGCCGGGCTCGCGTGGCGGTGCCATGCTGAGGACGTGCTCGAAGCGCTCACCGGAACCGGCCTGGCGGCATCCGCCGGGCTCAATGCCTACATCCCGCTGCTCACGATGGGTCTGCTGGCCCGTTACTCCGACCTGATCGATCTCCCCAGCGGCTGGCAGTGGCTCTCGAACGGGTGGGTGATCGGCATCCTCGCCCTGCTGCTCGCCGTCGAGGTCGTCGCCGACAAGGTGCCGGTGGTCGACCACGTCAACGACATCGTGCAGACGGTGGTCCGCCCGACCGCCGGCGGGCTCGCGTTCGGGGCGGGCTCGTCCTCGGAGACGGTGACGGTGACCGACCCGGGCTCGTTCTTCAGCTCGCACCAGTGGGTGCCGATCGTCATCGGCATGGTGCTCGCCTTCGGGGTGCACACGGTGAAGGCCGCCTCGAGACCAGTGGTGAACGCCACTACCGGCGGTGTGGGCGCGCCGGTCGCCAGCACGGCCGAAGACTTCGGCAGCGTCGTGTTGTCCCTGCTCGCGATCGTCCTGCCGGTGCTGGTCCTCGTCGGTCTCGTGCTGATGGTGCTCGCCACGTGGTGGGTGATCAGGCGGCGAAAGCGGCGCAAGCGGGAACGGCAGCCGCTCGAGGGTGTCGAGACCCAGCGCTTGTTTGGTTGACTGCTGCGGTGCCCGCGCTCGCCGTACCCGCTTTTGCCCTGACCTGGTGGCTGGGTTGTTACCTGGTGGGCCGTGATCCCACCCGCGCGCTGCTGTGGCGGGCGGCGGGAGCGCTGATCGCGTACGCCGTGGCGGTGGTCGCCTGGATGCTCAGTCCGGCCTCCGCCGCGGCTCAGCTGCTGCTCTGCCTGCCGGCGCTGTTCTGGGCCGGTGTGGCGGTGGCGCTGCTCCCCCGCAACATTCCTGAGCACCGGCAGGTCGACCGCGGCTGGCTGATCCTGTCGGCGGTGTTCCTGGGTCTTGCCGTCGTTCTGCCCGGGGTCGGCAAGCTGGTCGCGCTTGCCCCGCTGGCGGGCGGGATGGTCCTGCTGGTGCGTTACCGCGACCGGGTACGCCCCGGCACCCTCCCGGCCGCCCTCGCCGGCGCGGCCGCCCTCTACGCCCTCGGGCTTGTTGTGGTCCTCGCCCCGATCGACCTGGGCGCGCCGATGCTCGTGCTCGCCGCGATCGGCCTCGACCTGCTGCTGATGGGCTTCCTGGTCGCGGTGGCCGACACGGTCGACGCGGGCGAGCGCCTCCTGCCCGACCTCCGCCGCTCGCTGATCTCCGCCGTCGTGGCCGTGCTGCTGCTGGGTGGTCCGGCGGCGCTGACCATGCTCGCCGCACCCGGCCTGCGCGCGGTCACGGTGCTGCAGTTCGTGCTGGTCGCGCTGGCGCTGAGCGCGGTCGGCCTGGCCGGACAGCTGCGGGCGGGCCTGGATCGCCTGGCGTTCCTGCAGGACGACCGGCTGCGGCTGGACCGCGGTGCGCTGATGCTGGCCGCCGACGCATTGCCCCGGCGGCGCGAGCGGCACCGGATGATCGCGCTGGACGCCGACGAGTTCCAGCGGCTGACCCGGCGCGCGCTGGAGGACTTCGGCGACGTGGGCCGGCTGCTGCGCAACCCCCTGATCGACCTGCCCACGGTGGACCGGAGGCTGGCCGCGCGCGGGCCCGGGGTCGCCGAGCAGCCACTGGTCCGGGCCGTGGAGCTGCGGGCCGTGCTGAGCGAGCACGTGACGCGGCTCAAGCCGTCCGGTGCGTTCGGGACCACCGAGGAGTGGCGGTTCTACAACGCGCTGCACTACTGCTGCGTGCTCGGACTGCGGCCGTACCAGCGTCAGCCGCAACCGGAAGGGCTGGACCGGGACGCCCGCCGGGCGGTCGACTGGTTCCGCCGTTACGTGCCGCGTCGTTCGCTGCGCCGCTGGCAGTCCGAGGGCGCCACCATGGTCGCCGCGCACCTGTGGCGCGACCTCGTCAGCAGTGATCCGCGCTGGCTGACCGGGGCCGGTGGGACGGCCCGCCGTGAACCCGTGCGGTGACGCTTCGACTGCGACACGCGCCACATAAGGTCGGTAAGGCCCTCAAACTGGTTAAAATCCCCCATCGTGACTTCCGGGGGGTGCTGTGGGTAGCCACCGCAACGCGCTGGTCGCCGTCGTCCGGCAGGAACTGGCCGAGGCGCGGGGCACCGCCCGAGCCGTGCTGGCCGCGGCCGAGACGGCCCGCAGTGAGGCACTGCGCCGCAAACAGCTGATCAGGGACGCCTACTCGACCTGTCTGGCTCAGCTGGCCGAGGCGCGCGAGGCGGCCCGGCAGGACATCCTGCGCCGCACCAAGACCGAGGCCGCCCGGCTGACCCGCAACGTGGAGTCGCTGGCCGCGAGCTGTGCCTCCGGCGCCGCGACCAGTTCCTGGCGCTACTGGACACCCACCGAGCCCGACCGGGTCACCCGGCCCGGGCTGCTGCGGATCGGTTCCGTCAGCTACGACATGGGCGACGGCGAC
Protein-coding regions in this window:
- a CDS encoding DUF4126 domain-containing protein; the protein is MLEALTGTGLAASAGLNAYIPLLTMGLLARYSDLIDLPSGWQWLSNGWVIGILALLLAVEVVADKVPVVDHVNDIVQTVVRPTAGGLAFGAGSSSETVTVTDPGSFFSSHQWVPIVIGMVLAFGVHTVKAASRPVVNATTGGVGAPVASTAEDFGSVVLSLLAIVLPVLVLVGLVLMVLATWWVIRRRKRRKRERQPLEGVETQRLFG